One genomic segment of Salinigranum rubrum includes these proteins:
- a CDS encoding Gfo/Idh/MocA family protein, whose amino-acid sequence MRFGIISTADIGLKSLLPAIQKSEHTAFALASRDTSHAERVAREYEIPRAYGSYEELLADDDVDAVYNPLPNALHAEWTKRAADHGKDVLCEKPLTGDAAEAAELFDYVRERDVTLMEAFMYRFHPRTERAVEIVERELGAVRSVDAAFSFSLDDDEDIRLDPHLAGGSVMDVGCYAVNAARLFLGEPERVSARTADDRGAGVDTSMAAVFEYDDATARVASGFDRAQSQYYRVETADGWLQADPAFGTDADESVTLEWHVAGRTVVEEFEPVDHYQLQVEAFADAVDGGSAPRITREETLGNMRAIDAIYESAASGAVVDVDSGRD is encoded by the coding sequence ATGCGCTTCGGCATCATCAGCACGGCCGACATCGGTCTCAAATCCCTCCTCCCCGCAATCCAGAAGAGCGAACACACGGCGTTCGCGCTCGCGTCCCGGGACACCTCGCACGCGGAGCGGGTCGCCCGCGAGTACGAGATTCCCCGCGCGTACGGGAGTTACGAGGAACTCCTCGCGGACGACGACGTGGACGCGGTGTACAACCCCCTGCCGAACGCGCTCCACGCCGAGTGGACGAAGCGCGCCGCCGACCACGGCAAGGACGTCCTCTGTGAGAAGCCACTGACGGGGGACGCCGCCGAGGCCGCGGAACTGTTCGACTACGTGCGAGAGCGGGACGTGACGCTGATGGAGGCGTTCATGTACCGGTTCCATCCGCGAACCGAGCGCGCGGTCGAAATCGTCGAGCGCGAACTCGGAGCCGTCCGGAGCGTCGACGCCGCCTTCTCCTTCTCTCTCGACGACGACGAGGACATCCGCCTCGACCCCCACCTCGCCGGCGGCAGCGTCATGGACGTCGGCTGTTACGCGGTCAACGCGGCGCGGCTGTTCCTCGGCGAACCGGAGCGGGTGTCGGCGCGGACCGCCGACGACCGGGGCGCGGGCGTCGACACGTCGATGGCCGCGGTGTTCGAGTACGACGACGCGACGGCGCGGGTCGCGTCGGGCTTCGACCGGGCACAGAGCCAGTACTACCGCGTCGAAACCGCGGACGGCTGGCTCCAGGCCGACCCGGCGTTCGGAACCGACGCCGACGAGTCGGTCACCCTGGAGTGGCACGTGGCGGGTAGAACCGTCGTCGAGGAGTTCGAACCCGTCGACCACTACCAGTTGCAGGTCGAGGCGTTCGCCGACGCCGTCGATGGGGGAAGCGCGCCGCGGATCACCCGCGAGGAGACGCTCGGGAACATGCGAGCCATCGACGCCATCTACGAGAGCGCGGCCTCCGGAGCAGTCGTCGACGTCGATAGCGGGCGCGACTGA
- a CDS encoding alpha/beta fold hydrolase: MDTHTVSGGDDTELHVDVAGPDDAPPVVLVHGYSQSRLSWYKQFDSDLTEEFRLVAPDLRGHGDSEKPDGTDAYHDPTLWAADVQAVVDEFARDRAVFVGWSYGGLILSDYLSVEGTDDVAGVNLVGAISEKGTDTAAAVAGDAFAAMLSDLETRDAEASVAALGDFLDICVAGPLSAHDRYFMLGFNAACPPRVREALQSRRADHEDTLRTLDVPVLLTHGTADRVVLPTATENHAALVPDAERSLYEGVGHSPFWEAPERFNRELREFVVRC, translated from the coding sequence ATGGACACTCACACCGTCTCCGGCGGCGACGACACGGAACTGCACGTCGACGTGGCCGGTCCGGACGATGCACCGCCAGTCGTCCTCGTTCACGGCTACTCCCAGTCGCGGCTCTCGTGGTACAAGCAGTTCGACAGCGACCTGACCGAGGAGTTCCGCCTCGTCGCCCCCGACCTGCGCGGACACGGCGACTCCGAGAAGCCCGACGGGACCGACGCCTACCACGATCCGACGCTGTGGGCCGCGGACGTGCAGGCGGTCGTCGACGAGTTCGCCCGCGACAGGGCGGTGTTCGTCGGCTGGTCCTACGGCGGGCTCATCCTCTCGGACTACCTCTCCGTGGAGGGGACTGACGACGTCGCGGGCGTGAACCTCGTCGGCGCCATCAGCGAGAAAGGGACCGACACCGCAGCGGCGGTCGCCGGCGACGCGTTCGCCGCGATGCTCTCGGACCTCGAAACGCGGGACGCGGAGGCGAGCGTCGCTGCCCTCGGCGACTTCCTCGACATCTGCGTCGCCGGGCCGCTCTCGGCTCACGACCGCTACTTCATGCTCGGGTTCAACGCCGCCTGTCCGCCCCGCGTCCGCGAAGCGCTCCAGTCCCGGCGCGCCGACCACGAAGACACCCTCCGCACCCTCGACGTCCCGGTCCTGCTCACGCACGGGACGGCGGACCGGGTCGTGTTACCGACCGCCACGGAGAACCACGCCGCGCTGGTGCCCGACGCGGAGCGCTCGCTGTACGAGGGGGTCGGTCACTCCCCCTTCTGGGAGGCTCCCGAGCGGTTCAACCGGGAACTGCGCGAGTTCGTCGTGCGGTGCTGA
- a CDS encoding DUF2617 family protein: MTPESTSPDTAELPDTTELHVAYPRKPPDFERFDVKALTPGTLLGEPCTVAVVGQSHVVTAPALDYHEVCSCAPQTAAASETVALDPGVAARVDTAGEHSAVVATTDLAVRSLSSFPGPDEATIAHRFGSEAWTTVDLADDGTAYETYHTYPERDVAVQTVTRLARESANANGESAEAVRGVDR; the protein is encoded by the coding sequence ATGACACCCGAATCCACGTCACCCGACACGGCCGAACTCCCCGATACGACCGAACTGCACGTCGCCTACCCACGGAAACCGCCCGACTTCGAGCGGTTCGACGTGAAGGCGCTCACGCCCGGGACGCTCCTCGGCGAACCCTGCACCGTCGCCGTCGTCGGCCAGTCACACGTCGTCACCGCGCCGGCGCTCGACTACCACGAGGTCTGTTCGTGCGCCCCCCAGACGGCCGCGGCGAGCGAGACGGTCGCACTCGACCCCGGCGTCGCGGCGCGGGTCGACACCGCCGGGGAGCACAGCGCGGTGGTGGCGACGACTGACCTCGCCGTCCGGTCGCTCTCGTCGTTCCCCGGCCCCGACGAGGCGACCATCGCGCACCGATTCGGCTCCGAGGCGTGGACCACCGTCGACCTCGCCGACGACGGGACGGCGTACGAGACGTACCACACCTACCCCGAGCGCGACGTCGCGGTTCAGACGGTAACGCGTCTGGCGCGGGAGAGCGCGAACGCGAACGGAGAGTCCGCCGAAGCCGTCCGGGGGGTCGACCGATGA
- a CDS encoding DUF7537 family lipoprotein produces the protein MFTNRLLVVVVALLMLSAGCLGGGGGGSDAADGASGGADGGDGAASQSGDGDAGASSGDELELTDAEQTLRDAGSFTASWTYRGVDERGVESEVRHEFYVDLDGERSLTVLSSTRDGQSDGGSMQQFFADGVTYVQSGPADSPTYFSYEQQTSDPLASALGFSQARVYEANDDLSFEGTETYDGVSVERYELSEASSQLIQAGSAVDAGTGSGNVEVTDFHYTVLVDEDGLSRYESWSYEGETDDGETISGEWEYSLTKVGSTTVDDPEWLAEAEAASEA, from the coding sequence ATGTTCACGAATCGACTCCTCGTCGTCGTCGTCGCGCTCTTGATGCTCTCCGCCGGCTGTCTCGGCGGCGGTGGCGGCGGATCGGACGCGGCCGACGGCGCAAGCGGCGGGGCCGACGGCGGTGACGGCGCGGCGAGCCAGTCGGGTGACGGCGACGCCGGTGCGAGTTCGGGCGACGAGTTGGAACTGACCGACGCGGAGCAGACGCTCCGCGACGCGGGGAGCTTCACCGCCAGCTGGACGTACCGCGGCGTCGACGAGCGCGGCGTCGAGAGCGAGGTGAGACACGAGTTCTACGTGGACCTCGACGGGGAGCGCTCGCTCACGGTCCTCTCGTCGACCCGCGACGGACAGTCCGACGGCGGCTCCATGCAGCAGTTCTTCGCCGACGGCGTCACCTACGTCCAGTCGGGGCCCGCGGACTCGCCGACGTACTTCTCGTACGAACAGCAGACGAGCGACCCGCTGGCGAGCGCCCTCGGCTTCTCGCAGGCTCGGGTGTACGAGGCCAACGACGACCTCTCGTTCGAGGGTACCGAAACGTACGATGGCGTTTCGGTCGAGCGGTACGAACTCTCCGAAGCCAGCTCCCAGCTCATCCAGGCCGGCTCTGCGGTCGACGCCGGCACCGGCTCCGGGAACGTCGAGGTCACGGACTTCCACTACACCGTTCTCGTCGACGAGGACGGCCTCTCGCGGTACGAGTCGTGGTCGTACGAGGGCGAGACCGACGACGGCGAGACCATCAGCGGCGAGTGGGAGTACTCGCTGACGAAGGTGGGCTCGACCACCGTCGACGACCCCGAGTGGCTCGCCGAGGCGGAGGCCGCCTCGGAGGCCTAA
- a CDS encoding twin-arginine translocation signal domain-containing protein codes for MRRRRFLQASGAAALCAAAGCLGDDTPPPRKSNALSDVELRSSGEEPALEVDLADDPWVVSRYDSGSSSLAAPLALLADLSPVGVARGAKGGGGSGGRGATGRGTGGYSSAPRTGNGYAWYHGTHDDDDWYDNHSDEVTRYAAAVGTVGFAYLGRNATYVDDPPDPGPVSWDRTVDDPSDEASFQASNEGWYRTGAELVGERVDHSFGWASVDVLVEDDLGGEMAIEEEWKVSPRV; via the coding sequence ATGCGACGACGCCGATTCCTCCAGGCGTCCGGTGCCGCGGCGCTCTGTGCCGCCGCCGGGTGTCTCGGCGACGACACCCCTCCACCCCGCAAATCGAACGCCCTCTCCGACGTCGAACTCCGTTCGTCGGGTGAAGAGCCCGCACTCGAAGTCGACCTGGCCGACGACCCCTGGGTCGTCTCCCGGTACGACAGCGGGTCCTCGTCCCTCGCTGCCCCGCTCGCCCTGCTCGCCGACCTCAGTCCCGTCGGGGTAGCCCGCGGTGCGAAAGGCGGCGGTGGGAGCGGCGGACGCGGAGCCACCGGCCGCGGGACCGGCGGGTACTCCTCGGCCCCGCGGACCGGCAACGGCTACGCGTGGTACCACGGGACCCACGACGACGACGACTGGTACGACAACCACTCCGACGAGGTGACGCGGTACGCCGCCGCCGTCGGCACCGTCGGCTTCGCGTACCTCGGCCGGAACGCGACGTACGTCGACGACCCGCCGGACCCGGGGCCAGTTTCGTGGGACCGGACCGTCGACGACCCCTCCGACGAGGCTTCCTTCCAGGCCTCGAACGAAGGCTGGTACCGAACCGGCGCGGAACTCGTCGGCGAGCGGGTCGACCACTCGTTCGGCTGGGCCAGCGTCGACGTCCTCGTCGAGGATGACCTCGGCGGCGAGATGGCCATCGAAGAGGAGTGGAAGGTCTCCCCGCGCGTCTGA
- a CDS encoding DUF5995 family protein — MSPSPDAPRTHLRRALVGLRRGRPPDPSDSPSDPDPAVLDLVADPFESVDDAHGRLSALERLFYERDDRRGPFLAIYSRVTREVGREIEADSFADPAWVESYLVAFADLYRQALFRFETGDIEALADPWQVAFESARAGDNLVAQDAVLGINAHVNYDLALALATVGVSPSREDKYADHCAVNAVLRRLVDEVQDRLADRYAPGLSDVDESLGRLDEALSFLALAEGRDAAWWAAVALSDSRFGVRRTAARWFLRVSSTGTAYLLLGPTVSRRLRDTLREVERGHDSTHDPGHADGD; from the coding sequence ATGTCGCCGTCACCGGACGCTCCCCGCACACACCTTCGGCGTGCCCTGGTGGGACTCCGCCGTGGCCGCCCGCCCGACCCCTCCGACAGTCCGTCCGACCCCGACCCGGCCGTCCTCGACCTCGTCGCCGACCCCTTCGAGAGCGTCGACGACGCCCACGGACGGCTCTCCGCCCTCGAACGCCTCTTCTACGAGCGCGACGACCGCCGCGGCCCGTTCCTCGCCATCTACAGCCGCGTCACCCGCGAGGTCGGCCGCGAAATCGAAGCCGACTCGTTCGCCGACCCCGCGTGGGTCGAGTCGTACCTCGTCGCGTTCGCCGACCTCTACCGGCAGGCGCTCTTTCGCTTCGAGACGGGCGACATCGAGGCGCTCGCCGACCCGTGGCAGGTGGCGTTCGAGTCCGCCCGAGCGGGGGACAACCTCGTGGCACAGGACGCCGTCCTCGGCATCAACGCCCACGTCAACTACGACTTGGCGCTCGCGCTCGCGACCGTCGGCGTCAGCCCCAGTCGAGAGGACAAGTACGCCGACCACTGCGCCGTCAACGCGGTCCTCCGCCGTCTCGTCGACGAGGTCCAGGACCGACTCGCCGACCGGTACGCTCCCGGTCTCTCCGACGTCGACGAGTCTCTCGGCCGCCTCGACGAGGCGCTGTCGTTCCTCGCGCTCGCGGAGGGCCGCGACGCCGCCTGGTGGGCCGCGGTCGCCCTTTCCGACTCCCGGTTCGGCGTCCGCCGGACCGCCGCACGCTGGTTCCTCCGCGTCTCCTCGACCGGGACCGCCTACCTGCTCTTGGGTCCGACGGTCAGCCGACGACTCCGCGACACGCTCCGCGAGGTCGAACGTGGCCACGACTCCACACACGACCCCGGTCACGCCGACGGGGACTGA
- a CDS encoding spermidine synthase → MSRTARTEVLALLALTFVVSFCSFAYEFVYSELLTVMYGGTVTQYVITIGLYFVSLGVGSALSDDLSDEKASNLFRTEVYLALVAPAGFLLVVGLNSVRIPQAVPAELVWVAARTPVVVVGLLSGFELPLLTRMVDETGDGSAVLPPTATRVAEAVHRGIVGLLSLGWHTERASNERSGLSLVLAMDYLGGLVGAVVYARVLYPGLGLIPTVFVLAFLNGLAALAVLGGYSSRWRLGGTRARDRLVSRESAALVVVCLLVTASCGVAVANSSTLDRELSELYLEQQVENEYPPGAMSVDVLDQRTTPYQHVVAYERTWTGAGPNPHFAGETERCLRLGDAVQLCESWADSYHQGLVDVPMSRFARSPDTNVLVVGGGDFVAVDYLREYGVSVDQVDLDAAFMAYAKEDPFLSRWHDGSYRYDRLNTTVGDGYAYLSETDEKYDLVLLDVPGATDDDLLSLYSTEFYRSIKDNLTPEGVVAVWVYDENAYAQHNKAFVNTVGDAGFTRYAPYWAWEDVDRDGTEERVERFYLLAPGERSGFDVERGTPYVRAHRDRYRDLRWRELPRYNGVEVNSIFDPNYDVLVDT, encoded by the coding sequence ATGTCACGCACCGCCCGCACGGAAGTGCTCGCCCTGCTCGCGCTGACGTTCGTCGTCTCCTTCTGTAGCTTCGCGTACGAGTTCGTCTACTCGGAGCTACTGACCGTGATGTACGGCGGAACCGTCACGCAGTACGTCATCACCATCGGGCTGTACTTCGTCAGCCTCGGCGTCGGGTCGGCGCTCTCGGACGACCTCTCCGACGAGAAGGCGTCGAACCTCTTCCGGACCGAGGTGTACCTCGCGCTCGTCGCGCCCGCCGGCTTCCTGCTCGTCGTCGGCCTCAACAGCGTCCGTATCCCCCAGGCCGTCCCCGCGGAACTCGTCTGGGTCGCCGCCCGCACACCGGTCGTCGTCGTCGGCCTCCTCTCGGGCTTCGAACTCCCCCTCCTCACGCGGATGGTCGACGAGACAGGCGACGGCTCGGCGGTTCTCCCACCCACGGCGACCCGGGTCGCCGAGGCCGTTCACCGGGGAATCGTCGGCCTGCTCTCTCTGGGCTGGCACACCGAGCGGGCCTCGAACGAGCGCAGCGGCCTGTCGCTCGTCCTGGCGATGGACTACCTGGGCGGACTCGTCGGCGCCGTCGTCTACGCCCGGGTGCTCTATCCCGGACTAGGGCTCATCCCGACGGTGTTCGTCCTCGCCTTCCTGAACGGCCTCGCGGCGCTCGCCGTCCTGGGCGGGTACAGTTCCCGGTGGCGGCTCGGCGGCACGCGGGCACGCGACCGACTGGTGAGCCGCGAGTCGGCCGCGCTGGTCGTCGTCTGTCTCCTCGTCACCGCCTCCTGCGGCGTCGCCGTCGCGAACTCCTCGACCCTCGACCGGGAACTCTCGGAGCTCTACCTCGAACAGCAGGTGGAGAACGAGTATCCGCCGGGCGCGATGTCGGTGGACGTGCTCGACCAGCGGACCACCCCCTACCAGCACGTCGTCGCGTACGAGCGGACCTGGACCGGCGCGGGGCCGAACCCTCACTTCGCCGGGGAGACGGAGCGGTGTCTCCGCCTCGGCGACGCCGTCCAACTGTGTGAGTCGTGGGCCGACTCCTACCACCAGGGGCTGGTCGACGTGCCGATGTCGCGCTTTGCCCGCTCGCCCGACACGAACGTGCTGGTCGTCGGCGGCGGCGACTTCGTCGCCGTCGACTACCTCCGTGAGTACGGCGTCAGCGTCGACCAGGTCGACCTCGACGCGGCGTTCATGGCCTACGCGAAAGAGGACCCGTTCCTCTCGCGGTGGCACGACGGTTCATACAGGTACGACCGGCTGAACACGACCGTCGGTGACGGCTACGCGTACCTCTCGGAGACCGACGAGAAGTACGACCTCGTCCTCCTCGACGTCCCTGGCGCGACGGACGACGACCTGCTTTCGCTCTACTCGACCGAGTTCTACCGGTCGATCAAGGACAACCTCACCCCCGAGGGAGTCGTCGCCGTCTGGGTCTACGACGAGAACGCCTACGCCCAGCACAACAAGGCGTTCGTCAACACCGTCGGCGACGCCGGCTTCACTCGGTACGCCCCCTACTGGGCGTGGGAAGACGTCGACAGGGACGGCACCGAGGAACGCGTCGAACGCTTCTACCTCCTCGCGCCGGGCGAGCGGTCCGGCTTCGACGTCGAGCGAGGAACGCCGTACGTCCGCGCGCACCGCGACCGCTACCGGGACCTCCGGTGGCGCGAACTCCCCCGGTACAACGGCGTCGAGGTGAACTCCATCTTCGACCCGAACTACGACGTCCTCGTCGACACGTAA
- a CDS encoding cold-shock protein, producing the protein MATGKVDFFNDTGGYGFISTEDSDEDVFFHMEDVGGPDLEEGQEVEFEIEQAPKGPRAKNLTRL; encoded by the coding sequence ATGGCGACCGGTAAGGTTGATTTCTTCAACGACACTGGCGGTTACGGTTTCATTTCCACCGAGGACTCGGATGAGGACGTGTTCTTCCACATGGAAGACGTCGGCGGTCCGGATCTGGAGGAAGGTCAAGAGGTCGAGTTCGAGATCGAGCAGGCTCCCAAGGGCCCGCGCGCGAAGAACCTGACCCGACTGTAA
- a CDS encoding DUF429 domain-containing protein: MTEDGLFVGTVWCSGPWLAVVFDGTTFDHAATFDGIGDVWLRYEERATRILVDVPVGLVDGETDRRRCDALARDVLGPRRDAVFDPPAREATRKRRFPAASRTHERKTGRDLSQRAFEAREAIAAVDELLQELPEARDVVGAAHPEVCFRAFAGRPLDYPRDVAAGYAERLRILAEYDPDGPVTVQQVAESTDGAAIDVSDVLDAVVLAYTARPASDRLRSLPSDPPRDATGLPMRLWYRAETALLES, encoded by the coding sequence ATGACGGAGGATGGGCTGTTCGTCGGGACCGTCTGGTGCTCCGGGCCGTGGCTCGCCGTCGTCTTCGACGGGACGACGTTCGACCACGCGGCGACCTTCGACGGCATCGGCGACGTCTGGTTGCGCTACGAGGAGCGGGCGACCCGCATCCTCGTCGACGTCCCCGTCGGCCTGGTCGACGGCGAGACCGACCGCCGGCGGTGCGACGCGCTCGCCCGCGACGTCCTCGGCCCCCGCCGCGACGCGGTCTTCGACCCGCCCGCCCGCGAAGCCACCCGCAAGCGCCGGTTCCCCGCCGCCAGCCGGACCCACGAACGGAAGACGGGCCGGGACCTCTCACAGCGCGCGTTCGAGGCGCGCGAGGCTATCGCCGCCGTCGACGAACTCCTCCAGGAACTCCCCGAGGCCCGCGACGTCGTCGGAGCGGCCCACCCGGAGGTCTGCTTCCGCGCGTTCGCCGGCCGCCCGCTCGACTATCCGCGCGACGTCGCCGCGGGGTACGCCGAACGCCTCCGAATCCTCGCCGAGTACGACCCCGACGGCCCCGTGACGGTCCAGCAGGTCGCCGAATCGACCGACGGCGCCGCCATCGATGTGTCGGACGTCCTCGACGCGGTCGTTCTCGCGTACACCGCCCGCCCCGCCTCGGACCGTCTTCGCTCGCTCCCGTCGGACCCGCCGCGTGACGCGACCGGTCTCCCGATGCGGCTGTGGTACCGCGCGGAGACCGCGCTGCTGGAGTCGTAG
- a CDS encoding redoxin domain-containing protein — MVAESDTAPTFTATLANGDVEAFDLEESLGDGPVVLAFFPGAFTPPCSNEMVALQEHLDDFEAAGATVLGVSADSAFSLNAFREEHDLGFDLVSDMDRDAIEAYGLRIDIEDLGLLGVANRAVYVVDSDGEVSYVWTTDDPTVEPDYEELLDAVEAAE, encoded by the coding sequence ATGGTAGCAGAATCCGACACCGCACCGACGTTCACCGCGACGCTGGCGAACGGCGACGTCGAGGCGTTCGACCTGGAGGAGTCTCTCGGCGACGGCCCGGTCGTCCTCGCGTTCTTCCCGGGCGCGTTCACGCCGCCGTGCTCCAACGAGATGGTCGCCCTGCAGGAACACCTCGACGACTTCGAGGCCGCGGGCGCGACCGTTCTCGGCGTCAGCGCCGACTCGGCGTTCTCGCTCAACGCCTTCCGCGAGGAGCACGACCTCGGATTCGACCTCGTCAGCGACATGGACCGAGACGCCATCGAGGCGTACGGACTGCGCATCGACATCGAGGACCTCGGCCTCCTCGGCGTCGCGAACCGCGCCGTCTACGTCGTCGACAGCGACGGCGAGGTCAGCTACGTGTGGACCACCGACGACCCGACCGTCGAACCGGACTACGAGGAACTGCTCGACGCCGTCGAAGCCGCCGAGTAA
- a CDS encoding pentapeptide repeat-containing protein codes for MSQQPTEKNGRVEQTEQCSYTFDPARTDASLRTTWECPHPAHEGSDHCVFHMSDDERAGHDVDPTDVVERLLANLAIDDPRRNEYVGATLPHLSLTYRQVDGDTNHVLNFQHAEVEGIDLTHGRLDQGLNLREASIGRLTFEDATVTGDVDASDAVVERFEAAEATFREDVDFAGTTFIERVDCTEAVFEEGASFEESAFEDVADFRNLTARGDSHVLDDHLTFAEATFRADAKFRQAGFGYVSFAGATFEAGTDFEHTDFEGDTTFDGATFERIADFDEARFDHDASFVEVRFRRLAEFRGASFDGGSRTASDDVTFESAVFEGEADFKLATFRFADFKRADCRGELNFDRATFRARADCHDLSVAGVTTLADATFEAPVVFDGSAFAGRVLARETTFEGDADFREVTFARRATFDEARFRADADFGGATFETSVSFCGAAFEGEANHVEQNASFDGVAFEGDADFRDARFTRGSFQGTTFHGTCDFRAVTFREAATFELVPGGSDSYVDLTDAVVNGGTIVEGGAPVPYDLTRATLGNVRLEGSSDGHELLDHFRFCLTEFDEFDFSDHHAYLERNDWTIHDFVENDATGSYAVALTNETIEETYRKAQDSASAVGDTPASREFEFKRYYYNRQKNTDILRNEYSLNAWGRVKKTASIGLNYFMQVTCGYGNRLPRIAAWTFLLPALFGVVYVLGGPFLTQAGSVFASTGETTSSEVLFNGLYYSYISFSTIGYGDIGPVGWAAKVLAASQGMLNGLFFTLLTFTLFKRVLGGS; via the coding sequence ATGTCACAGCAGCCGACCGAGAAGAACGGACGCGTCGAGCAGACCGAACAGTGCAGCTACACGTTCGACCCCGCGCGGACGGACGCCAGCCTGCGGACGACGTGGGAGTGCCCCCACCCCGCCCACGAGGGGAGCGACCACTGCGTCTTCCACATGTCCGACGACGAGCGGGCCGGCCACGACGTCGATCCGACGGACGTGGTCGAACGGCTCCTCGCCAACCTCGCTATCGACGACCCGCGGCGCAACGAGTACGTCGGGGCGACCCTGCCGCATCTCTCTCTCACCTACCGGCAGGTCGACGGCGACACGAACCACGTCCTCAACTTCCAGCACGCCGAGGTCGAGGGTATCGATCTGACCCACGGGCGACTCGACCAGGGATTGAACCTCCGGGAGGCGAGTATCGGGAGGCTGACGTTCGAGGACGCGACGGTGACGGGCGACGTCGACGCCAGCGACGCGGTCGTCGAGCGGTTCGAGGCGGCGGAGGCGACGTTCCGCGAGGACGTCGACTTCGCCGGGACGACGTTCATCGAGAGGGTCGACTGCACCGAAGCGGTGTTCGAGGAGGGCGCGTCGTTCGAGGAAAGCGCGTTCGAGGACGTCGCCGACTTCCGAAACCTCACCGCGAGGGGCGACAGCCACGTCCTCGACGACCACCTCACGTTCGCGGAGGCGACGTTCCGCGCCGACGCGAAGTTCAGACAGGCCGGGTTCGGTTACGTCAGCTTCGCCGGGGCGACGTTCGAGGCGGGCACGGACTTCGAGCACACCGACTTCGAGGGAGACACGACGTTCGACGGCGCGACGTTCGAGCGCATCGCGGACTTCGACGAGGCGCGCTTCGACCACGACGCCAGCTTCGTCGAGGTGCGGTTCAGACGGCTCGCGGAGTTCCGGGGCGCCAGCTTCGACGGCGGGAGCCGAACCGCCAGCGACGACGTGACGTTCGAGAGTGCCGTCTTCGAGGGGGAGGCGGACTTCAAACTCGCGACGTTTCGGTTCGCCGACTTCAAGCGGGCCGACTGCCGCGGGGAGTTGAACTTCGACCGGGCGACGTTCCGGGCACGGGCGGACTGTCACGACCTCTCGGTCGCCGGCGTGACGACCCTCGCGGACGCGACGTTCGAGGCTCCGGTCGTGTTCGACGGGTCGGCGTTCGCCGGCCGCGTGCTCGCGCGCGAGACGACGTTCGAGGGCGACGCCGACTTCCGCGAGGTGACGTTCGCGCGCCGGGCGACGTTCGACGAGGCGCGCTTCCGCGCCGACGCCGACTTCGGCGGGGCGACGTTCGAGACGAGCGTCTCCTTCTGCGGCGCGGCGTTCGAGGGCGAGGCGAACCACGTCGAGCAGAACGCCTCGTTCGACGGCGTGGCGTTCGAGGGCGACGCCGACTTCCGCGACGCGCGCTTCACGCGGGGGTCGTTCCAGGGGACGACGTTCCACGGCACCTGCGACTTCCGGGCCGTGACGTTCCGCGAGGCCGCGACGTTCGAACTCGTCCCCGGCGGGTCGGACTCGTACGTCGACCTGACCGACGCCGTCGTCAACGGCGGGACGATCGTCGAGGGGGGCGCGCCCGTGCCGTACGACCTGACGCGCGCCACGCTCGGGAACGTCCGCCTCGAAGGCTCCAGCGACGGCCACGAACTCCTCGACCACTTCCGCTTCTGTCTCACCGAGTTCGACGAGTTCGACTTCAGCGACCACCACGCGTACCTAGAGCGGAACGACTGGACGATTCACGACTTCGTCGAGAACGACGCCACCGGGTCGTACGCGGTGGCGCTGACGAACGAGACCATCGAGGAGACCTACCGGAAGGCTCAGGACAGCGCCTCGGCCGTCGGCGACACGCCCGCGAGCCGGGAGTTCGAGTTCAAACGCTACTACTACAACCGACAGAAGAACACGGACATCCTCCGCAACGAGTACTCGCTCAACGCGTGGGGGCGGGTGAAAAAGACGGCGAGCATCGGGCTGAACTACTTCATGCAGGTGACCTGCGGGTACGGCAACCGTCTCCCGCGCATCGCCGCGTGGACTTTCTTACTCCCCGCGCTGTTCGGCGTGGTGTACGTCCTCGGCGGGCCGTTTCTCACCCAGGCGGGGTCGGTGTTCGCGTCTACTGGTGAGACGACGTCGAGCGAGGTACTGTTCAACGGTCTCTACTACAGCTACATCAGCTTCAGCACCATCGGCTACGGCGACATCGGGCCGGTCGGGTGGGCGGCGAAAGTACTCGCCGCGAGCCAGGGGATGCTGAACGGCCTGTTCTTCACCCTCCTGACGTTCACCCTGTTCAAGCGCGTCCTCGGCGGGAGTTAG